From Scatophagus argus isolate fScaArg1 chromosome 2, fScaArg1.pri, whole genome shotgun sequence, a single genomic window includes:
- the LOC124051608 gene encoding V-set and immunoglobulin domain-containing protein 1-like isoform X1, translating to MIAKLQTLLFICISISSLAAGAQSGHVDFTVTEYTLNGELRLMCPTQQVRATEGENATLPCHPDQRIDLSNHTVEWTKLNPEETVHVYRRRKDDPGPQSPQYKDRTTLNREDLKTGNLALHISSVNQSDSGTYRCVIPEEAEPCTVVLLIETQDQPGETETTTRLLEEGKPRLMCPTQQVRAKEGESVTLLCHPDQRIDLSEDTVDWTVHVYQCGQDDLDPQSPQYRNRTTLNHEDLKTGNLTLHISSVNQSDNGTYRCVIPEEAKCCIVVLPVDGAKMEAAWIVISTGVVIAVALVLFILVKCGSTKICKTLEWMKGQEAEKANNGEMENLRTQTERRSSESAV from the exons ATGATCGCGAAACTGCAAACTTTactatttatttgcattagcaTTTCATCGTTAGCTGCCG GTGCGCAGTCTGGACATGTGGACTTCACGGTCACTGAATACACACTAAATG gaGAGCTTCGACTCATGTGCCCGACTCAGCAAGTCAGGGCAACAGAGGGTGAGAACGCAACTCTTCCGTGTCATCCGGATCAACGGATCGACTTGTCTAACCACACAGTGGAGTGGACCAAACTCAACCCCGAGGAGACCGTCCACGTCTATCGACGCAGAAAGGACGATCCTGGCCCACAGAGTCCACAATACAAAGACAGGACGACTCTGAACCGTGAGGACCTGAAGACAGGAAACCTGGCGCTGCACATCTCCTCAGTGAATCAGTCTGACAGCGGGACGTACAGATGTGTCATCCCAGAGGAGGCAGAGCCCTGTACTGTTGTCCTTCTCATCG aaacCCAAGACCAACCGGGCGAGACAGAGACAACAACGCGTCTTCTGGAAGAAG gaAAACCTCGACTCATGTGCCCGACTCAGCAAGTCAGGGCAAAAGAGGGTGAAAGTGTGACTCTCTTGTGTCATCCGGATCAACGGATCGATTTGTCTGAAGACACAGTGGACTGGACCGTCCACGTCTATCAGTGCGGACAGGACGATCTTGATCCACAGAGTCCACAATACAGAAACAGGACGACTCTGAACCATGAGGACCTGAAGACAGGAAACCTGACGCTGCACATCTCCTCAGTGAATCAGTCTGACAACGGGACGTACAGATGTGTCATCCCAGAGGAGGCAAAGTGCTGTATTGTTGTCCTTCCTGTCG ATGGTGCCAAGATGGAGGCTGCCTGGATCGTCATCTCCACCGGTGTCGTCATCGCTGTTGCTCTTGTTCTGTTCATCCTGGTGAAATGTGGAAGCACCA AGATTTGTAAGACGTTGGAATGGATGAAgggacaggaagcagaaaaggcAAACAATGGCGAGATGGAAAACCTGAGGACCCAAACAGAGCGACGTAGCAGTGAGTCGGCGGTCTGA
- the LOC124051608 gene encoding CD276 antigen homolog isoform X2 — protein sequence MIAKLQTLLFICISISSLAAGELRLMCPTQQVRATEGENATLPCHPDQRIDLSNHTVEWTKLNPEETVHVYRRRKDDPGPQSPQYKDRTTLNREDLKTGNLALHISSVNQSDSGTYRCVIPEEAEPCTVVLLIETQDQPGETETTTRLLEEGKPRLMCPTQQVRAKEGESVTLLCHPDQRIDLSEDTVDWTVHVYQCGQDDLDPQSPQYRNRTTLNHEDLKTGNLTLHISSVNQSDNGTYRCVIPEEAKCCIVVLPVDGAKMEAAWIVISTGVVIAVALVLFILVKCGSTKICKTLEWMKGQEAEKANNGEMENLRTQTERRSSESAV from the exons ATGATCGCGAAACTGCAAACTTTactatttatttgcattagcaTTTCATCGTTAGCTGCCG gaGAGCTTCGACTCATGTGCCCGACTCAGCAAGTCAGGGCAACAGAGGGTGAGAACGCAACTCTTCCGTGTCATCCGGATCAACGGATCGACTTGTCTAACCACACAGTGGAGTGGACCAAACTCAACCCCGAGGAGACCGTCCACGTCTATCGACGCAGAAAGGACGATCCTGGCCCACAGAGTCCACAATACAAAGACAGGACGACTCTGAACCGTGAGGACCTGAAGACAGGAAACCTGGCGCTGCACATCTCCTCAGTGAATCAGTCTGACAGCGGGACGTACAGATGTGTCATCCCAGAGGAGGCAGAGCCCTGTACTGTTGTCCTTCTCATCG aaacCCAAGACCAACCGGGCGAGACAGAGACAACAACGCGTCTTCTGGAAGAAG gaAAACCTCGACTCATGTGCCCGACTCAGCAAGTCAGGGCAAAAGAGGGTGAAAGTGTGACTCTCTTGTGTCATCCGGATCAACGGATCGATTTGTCTGAAGACACAGTGGACTGGACCGTCCACGTCTATCAGTGCGGACAGGACGATCTTGATCCACAGAGTCCACAATACAGAAACAGGACGACTCTGAACCATGAGGACCTGAAGACAGGAAACCTGACGCTGCACATCTCCTCAGTGAATCAGTCTGACAACGGGACGTACAGATGTGTCATCCCAGAGGAGGCAAAGTGCTGTATTGTTGTCCTTCCTGTCG ATGGTGCCAAGATGGAGGCTGCCTGGATCGTCATCTCCACCGGTGTCGTCATCGCTGTTGCTCTTGTTCTGTTCATCCTGGTGAAATGTGGAAGCACCA AGATTTGTAAGACGTTGGAATGGATGAAgggacaggaagcagaaaaggcAAACAATGGCGAGATGGAAAACCTGAGGACCCAAACAGAGCGACGTAGCAGTGAGTCGGCGGTCTGA
- the LOC124051608 gene encoding V-set and immunoglobulin domain-containing protein 1-like isoform X3 — translation MCPTQQVRATEGENATLPCHPDQRIDLSNHTVEWTKLNPEETVHVYRRRKDDPGPQSPQYKDRTTLNREDLKTGNLALHISSVNQSDSGTYRCVIPEEAEPCTVVLLIETQDQPGETETTTRLLEEGKPRLMCPTQQVRAKEGESVTLLCHPDQRIDLSEDTVDWTVHVYQCGQDDLDPQSPQYRNRTTLNHEDLKTGNLTLHISSVNQSDNGTYRCVIPEEAKCCIVVLPVDGAKMEAAWIVISTGVVIAVALVLFILVKCGSTKICKTLEWMKGQEAEKANNGEMENLRTQTERRSSESAV, via the exons ATGTGCCCGACTCAGCAAGTCAGGGCAACAGAGGGTGAGAACGCAACTCTTCCGTGTCATCCGGATCAACGGATCGACTTGTCTAACCACACAGTGGAGTGGACCAAACTCAACCCCGAGGAGACCGTCCACGTCTATCGACGCAGAAAGGACGATCCTGGCCCACAGAGTCCACAATACAAAGACAGGACGACTCTGAACCGTGAGGACCTGAAGACAGGAAACCTGGCGCTGCACATCTCCTCAGTGAATCAGTCTGACAGCGGGACGTACAGATGTGTCATCCCAGAGGAGGCAGAGCCCTGTACTGTTGTCCTTCTCATCG aaacCCAAGACCAACCGGGCGAGACAGAGACAACAACGCGTCTTCTGGAAGAAG gaAAACCTCGACTCATGTGCCCGACTCAGCAAGTCAGGGCAAAAGAGGGTGAAAGTGTGACTCTCTTGTGTCATCCGGATCAACGGATCGATTTGTCTGAAGACACAGTGGACTGGACCGTCCACGTCTATCAGTGCGGACAGGACGATCTTGATCCACAGAGTCCACAATACAGAAACAGGACGACTCTGAACCATGAGGACCTGAAGACAGGAAACCTGACGCTGCACATCTCCTCAGTGAATCAGTCTGACAACGGGACGTACAGATGTGTCATCCCAGAGGAGGCAAAGTGCTGTATTGTTGTCCTTCCTGTCG ATGGTGCCAAGATGGAGGCTGCCTGGATCGTCATCTCCACCGGTGTCGTCATCGCTGTTGCTCTTGTTCTGTTCATCCTGGTGAAATGTGGAAGCACCA AGATTTGTAAGACGTTGGAATGGATGAAgggacaggaagcagaaaaggcAAACAATGGCGAGATGGAAAACCTGAGGACCCAAACAGAGCGACGTAGCAGTGAGTCGGCGGTCTGA